A region from the Dehalococcoides mccartyi CG5 genome encodes:
- a CDS encoding B12-binding domain-containing radical SAM protein has protein sequence MKILLLYPRYPDTFWSFKHALKFVSKKASFPPLGLLTLAAMLPDGWQKKLVDLNIENLTDKDILAADYVFISAMAVQQKSAHECIDRCHALGKKVVAGGPYFTAEAETLKGIDHLLLGEVENSLAGFVRDLEEGKAAAVYPEKEKSDLTRTPIPLWKLVKSKEYSSMSLQYSRGCPFNCEFCDIVVLNGRVPRSKDRVQVLAELNALYQSGWRSGVFFVDDNFIGNKNKLKADILPAVIAWQKRKGYPFSFNTEVSINLADDDELLHLMVEAGFDTVFVGVETPNAESLAECSKHQNANRDMLVSIEKIQQAGIQVQGGFILGFDSDPASIFRAQINFIQQSGIVTAMVGLLNAPRGTRLWNRLKKEKRLLEDFRGDNTDCSLNFVPRMKTEVLINGYNRVLSAIYAPREYYQRVAVLISRYHPKPKGRVKPVSAQRLRAFMRSVWHLGIVDNSRKYYWRLLGSTLIKNPKAFPLAVTLSIYGYHFRKVLERYTGCKFGQDTA, from the coding sequence ATGAAAATTTTACTCCTTTACCCACGTTATCCCGACACATTCTGGAGCTTCAAGCATGCCTTAAAGTTTGTTTCTAAAAAAGCCTCTTTTCCGCCGTTGGGTCTTCTGACTCTTGCCGCCATGCTGCCGGATGGCTGGCAAAAGAAACTGGTAGACCTTAATATTGAAAACCTGACGGATAAAGATATACTGGCGGCAGATTACGTCTTTATAAGCGCTATGGCAGTTCAGCAAAAATCCGCCCACGAATGTATAGACCGCTGCCATGCTCTGGGTAAAAAAGTAGTGGCCGGAGGGCCTTACTTTACGGCTGAGGCTGAAACCCTGAAGGGCATAGACCATTTGTTGCTGGGGGAAGTGGAAAACTCTCTGGCAGGTTTTGTGCGTGATTTGGAAGAGGGAAAAGCGGCAGCGGTATACCCCGAAAAAGAAAAGTCAGACCTTACCCGAACACCCATACCCCTCTGGAAGCTGGTAAAGTCAAAAGAATATTCCTCCATGAGCCTTCAGTATTCGCGGGGTTGCCCGTTTAACTGTGAGTTTTGTGATATTGTAGTCCTAAACGGCCGTGTTCCCCGTTCAAAAGACCGTGTGCAGGTTCTGGCTGAACTTAATGCCCTGTACCAGTCCGGCTGGCGTTCGGGAGTTTTCTTTGTAGATGACAACTTTATAGGCAACAAAAATAAACTCAAGGCCGACATATTGCCGGCAGTCATAGCCTGGCAGAAACGAAAGGGTTACCCCTTTTCATTTAATACCGAGGTTTCTATAAATCTGGCAGACGATGATGAACTGCTTCACCTGATGGTAGAAGCAGGCTTTGATACCGTATTTGTGGGAGTGGAAACACCCAATGCCGAAAGTTTAGCGGAATGTTCCAAGCACCAGAATGCCAATAGGGATATGCTGGTTTCAATTGAGAAAATCCAGCAGGCCGGTATTCAGGTTCAGGGCGGTTTCATACTGGGTTTTGACAGTGACCCGGCTTCTATTTTCCGTGCCCAGATAAATTTCATTCAGCAAAGCGGCATTGTGACTGCCATGGTCGGGCTTTTAAATGCCCCCAGAGGCACCCGTTTGTGGAACAGGCTTAAGAAGGAAAAACGTCTGCTGGAAGATTTTCGGGGAGATAATACAGATTGCAGTTTGAACTTTGTACCCCGCATGAAGACCGAAGTGCTTATAAACGGTTATAACCGGGTGCTCTCAGCCATATATGCCCCCCGCGAATATTACCAGCGGGTAGCTGTACTTATATCGAGATATCATCCCAAACCCAAAGGGCGGGTGAAACCGGTATCAGCCCAGAGGCTAAGGGCATTTATGCGGTCTGTGTGGCATCTGGGTATTGTGGACAACAGCCGGAAGTATTATTGGCGGTTGTTGGGCTCTACCCTGATAAAAAATCCCAAGGCATTTCCTCTGGCAGTTACCCTATCCATTTACGGCTATCATTTCCGCAAAGTTTTAGAACGTTATACGGGGTGCAAGTTCGGGCAGGACACCGCCTGA